The sequence TCAGCCCAGCATGAGCGAGGCTGGTTGAGGTTGCAGGAAAGTTATCAAAATGACAAGGAGACTTCCATGAATCGAATGAGCTTTCGCCGATCGATTTTCGCACTCGCGATGTCGATGGCCGCAGTTATTCCCGAGGCCCAGGCGCAGTCTGCCGCCGCGAAGTGGCCGAGCCAGCCGGTGCGCTTCGTGGTGCCGTTCCCGGCCGGCTCCGCGCCCGATGTGCTGATCCGCTTCGTCGGTGCCAAGCTCACCCAGAAGTGGGGCCAATCGGTGGTGGTCGACAACAAGCCGGGCGGCAGCGGCGTGATCGGCATGAACACACTCCTGACCGGGCCGACCGATGGCACGACCTTCGGCTTCGTCCAGGGCTCGGCCATCTCCGTCGCGCCCAGCACCATCAAGGGCGTGACCTACGACTTCAACCGCGACTTCGTGCCGGTCACCCTGGCGGCCGTGGCGCCCTTCGTGCTCGCCGTACCAGGCGACTCGCCCTACAAGACGCTCGGCGAGCTCATTGCCGCCGCAAAGGCCAGGCCACAGGGCATCGAGGTGGCCGACAACGGCCGCGGCACCGCGCCGCACCTCGCCTCGGCGCTGCTGGGCCTGCAATCGGGCGCGCAGTTCCTTGAAGTGCACTACCCGGGCGGCGCCCAGGCCATGCAGGCCACGCTCGGCGGCCAGACCAAGATGATGGTCGAGACCTACAACGTTGTCGCAGGCAATGTGCAGGCCGGCAAGTTGCGGATTCTGGCGTCGACGAGCGACCGCGTCGAACCCGGCCTCGAGCAGCTGCCCTTGGCTACTTCGACAGTGCCGGGCGTCGTGGCGTTCGGCTGGTTCGCGGTCATTGCGAAGAAGGGCGTGGATCCCGTCATCCTCGCCAAGCTCAACAGGGACATGGGCGAAGCGCTGCTGCTGCCCGATGTGGTCGCAAAGTCGCGAGAGCTGGGCACTTATCCGCGGCCCGGCACGCCCGAGCAGCTTGCCAAGTACATCGAAGAAGATCGCAGGACCTGGCAAGGCGTGCTCGACAAGCTCAACATCAAGCCGGAATAGCGGGCCTTGCCG is a genomic window of Variovorax sp. V213 containing:
- a CDS encoding Bug family tripartite tricarboxylate transporter substrate binding protein, giving the protein MNRMSFRRSIFALAMSMAAVIPEAQAQSAAAKWPSQPVRFVVPFPAGSAPDVLIRFVGAKLTQKWGQSVVVDNKPGGSGVIGMNTLLTGPTDGTTFGFVQGSAISVAPSTIKGVTYDFNRDFVPVTLAAVAPFVLAVPGDSPYKTLGELIAAAKARPQGIEVADNGRGTAPHLASALLGLQSGAQFLEVHYPGGAQAMQATLGGQTKMMVETYNVVAGNVQAGKLRILASTSDRVEPGLEQLPLATSTVPGVVAFGWFAVIAKKGVDPVILAKLNRDMGEALLLPDVVAKSRELGTYPRPGTPEQLAKYIEEDRRTWQGVLDKLNIKPE